From Haliotis asinina isolate JCU_RB_2024 chromosome 8, JCU_Hal_asi_v2, whole genome shotgun sequence, a single genomic window includes:
- the LOC137294715 gene encoding cyclic pyranopterin monophosphate synthase-like gives MGSGSHSTNHIRQFSAFHKSYSSCGDDKMRYWETDFRERRKELEEDIDLESGSRNPPQLTHTDEKGRAMMVDVGSKPETERTASAEGRIVLGKEVFDLVKENGIKKGDVLTVSQIAGIMAAKKTADFIPLCHNIPISKVELTFTFEEEEYSILIRSSVNTRGQTGVEMEALTAVSMAALTIYDMCKAVTHNMVISEIKLHFKTGGQRGDYFRG, from the coding sequence ATGGGATCCGGGTCTCACTCCACTAATCACATCAGACAATTTAGTGCCTTTCATAAGTCATATTCTTCATGCggtgatgacaagatgagatACTGGGAGACTGACTTCAGAGAACGCAGAAAGGAATTGGAGGAGGACATTGACCTTGAGTCAGGTTCCAGAAACCCGCCTCAGTTAACGCACACTGATGAAAAGGGCAGAGCGATGATGGTGGACGTCGGGTCTAAACCAGAAACTGAACGAACTGCTTCAGCAGAAGGGAGAATAGTTTTGGGAAAGGAGGTGTTTGATCTTGTCAAGGAAAATGGAATTAAGAAAGGTGATGTTTTGACAGTTTCACAAATTGCAGGGATAATGGCAGCAAAGAAAACCGCTGATTTCATTCCTCTTTGCCATAATATTCCTATTTCGAAAGTTGAGCTGACATTTACTTTCGAGGAAGAGGAATACAGTATCCTTATTAGGTCGTCTGTGAACACTAGAGGTCAGACAGGGGTGGAAATGGAGGCCCTGACAGCTGTTTCCATGGCAGCATTAACCATCTACGATATGTGTAAAGCTGTCACGCATAACATGGTAATCAGTGAGATCAAGCTGCACTTCAAAACAGGAGGACAAAGGGGGGATTATTTCAGGGgataa